Below is a genomic region from Burkholderiales bacterium.
ACAAGGAGGTCGGCCAGGCCGACATCGACCGCGTCATCGAGACCGCCAAGGCGGTGCAGATCCCGAACGACCAGCAGATCCTGCACATCCTCAACCAGGAATTCATCATCGACGGCCAGGAGGACGTGCGCGAGCCGATCGGCATGTCCGGCGTGCGGCTGGAGGTGAAAGTCCACATCGTCACCGGCGCGGTGTCGGCCGCGCAGAACATCATCAAGTGCGTGCGCCGCTGCGGGCTGGAAGTGAGCGATCTCATCCTCCAGCCGCTCGCCTCGGCGATGGCGGTGGTCTCCGAGGACGAGAAAGACCTCGGCGTGGCGCTCGTCGACATCGGCGGCGGCACGACCGACCTCGCGATCTTCACCCACGGCGCGATCCGCCACACCGCGGTGATCCCGATCGCCGGCGACCAGATCACCAACGACATCGCGATGGCGCTGCGCACGCCGACCAAGGACGCCGAAGACCTGAAGCAGGCCTACGGCTGCGCGCTGTCGCAGCTCGCCGACCCGCAGCAGATGATCGAAGTGCCCGGCATCGGCGACCGCGGCTCGCGCGAGCTGTCGAGGAAGACGCTGGCCGAGGTGATCGAGCCGCGCGTCGAGGAGCTCTATTCGCTGGTGCAGGCGGAGCTGCGCCGGAGCGGTTACGAGGAGCTGCTGTCGTCGGGGATCGTGATCACCGGCGGCTCCAGCCTCATGCAGGGCATGGTCGAGCTGGGGGAAGAGATCTTCCACATGCCGGTGCGCGTCGGCGTCCCGCATTACAACGGCGCGCTCGCCGAAGTGGTCAAGCACCCGCGCTACTCGACCGCAGTGGGGCTGCTCGTCGCGGGCAAGGAGCAGCACCGCCAGCGCGAGCTCGCGCACATGCACATCAGCTCGTTCCAGCAGCTCATCGACAGGATGAAGGCATGGTTTACCGGCAACTTCTAACGGAGAGGTCGCACGCACGCTGGCGCGAGCGACCCGCGCTTCTAGGGGTGCGCTCGCGCGACGCGTCGCGTTCACGAGCGCTGGACGGTTCAGGACACGAAGTCAAAAGCAGCCAGAAAAGCAGATGTACCGATACGGAATCAACACATAAGCGGAAAAGGAGAAGTCCATGATTGAGCTCATCGATGCAGGATCTCAAGAAGCGGTGATCAAGGTGATCGGTGTCGGCGGCTGCGGCGGTAACGCGGTCGACCACATGATCGCGCAGGGTGTCGGCGGCGTGGAGTTCATCGTCGCCAACACCGACGCGCAGGCGCTCAAGCGCAACCAGGCGAAGATCCAGCTCCAGCTCGGCACCGAGGTCACCAAGGGCTTGGGCGCGGGCGCCAACCCCGCCGTCGGCCGCGAGGCCGCGATGGAAGACCGGGACCGGATCTCCGAGCTCATCACGGGCGCGGACATGCTGTTCCTGACCGCCGGCATGGGCGGCGGCACCGGCACCGGCGCGGCGCCGGTCGTGGCCGAAGTGGCCAAGGAGCTCGGCATCCTGACCGTCGCGGTCGTCACCAAGCCCTTCGCGTTCGAAGGCAAGCGCCAGCGCATCGCGCAGGAAGGCCTCGACGAGCTCGCGCAGCACGTCGATTCGCTCATCGTCATCCCGAACGACAAGCTGATGCAGGTGCTCGGCACGCAGGTCACGCTGGACGAGGCGTTCCGCTCGGCCAACGACGTGCTGCACGGTGCGGTGGCGGGTATCGCCGAGATCATCTCCTGCCCCGGCATGATCAACGTCGACTTCGCGGACGTGCGCACCGTCATGGCCGAGATGGGCATGGCGATGATGGGCTCGGCGAAAGCCGGCGGCCCGGACCGCGCGCGTGTCGCCGCGGAACAGGCGGTCGCGTGCCCGCTGCTCGAGGACATCAACATCTCCGACGCGCGCGGCGTGCTGGTCAACATCTCGGCCAACCGCACCAGCTTCCAGCTCCAGGAGATGTACGACGTGATGGAGACGATCAAGGCCTTCGCGGCCGAATCGGCGACAGTCATCGTCGGCACGGTGTACGACGAGGCGCTCGAAGACCAGCTTCGGGTGACGATCGTCGCGACCGGCCTCGGCAAGCCCAGCGTGCGCCAGCAGCCCAAGCCCCAGATCTCGGTCGTCACCCAGCGCACCGGGACCGACAACCACGGGGTCGAGGTCGAGATCGACTACGACGCGCTGGAGCAGCCGGCGGTCATCCGCCGCCGTAACCGCGACGCGACGGTCGAGGCGATGCGGCAGTCGGGGGTGGATATGCTCGATATCCCGGCGTTCCTGCGCAAGCAGGCGGACTGAGGGGGACGTGAAGGGTGAATGTGTGAAGGGTGAAGGGACGGTGTCCCCGCCCTTCACCCTTCACGCCGCTCTTGTAACCACCTGTAAAGCTTTTTGCGGTGCGGCAATTGCACATGCTAAACTTCGCGCCCTAAAAATATGAGTCCAGAGCACTTTTAGTGATCTACCAGCGTACGCTCAAAAACTCGATCCGCGCGACCGGCGTCGGGCTGCATACGGGAGAGAAGGTCTATCTCACGTTGCGGCCTGCCGCGGTCGACACCGGCATCGTGTTCCGCCGCATCGACCTGCCGGATCCGGTCGAGATCAAGGCGGAGCCGTACGCGGTCGGCGATACGCGTCTCTCATCGTGTCTGGTGAAAGACGGCGCGCGCGTCGGGACGGTCGAGCACCTGATGTCGGCGCTGTCCGGGCTCGGCGTCGATAACGCTTACGTCGATCTCACCGCGGCCGAAGTGCCGATCATGGACGGCAGCGCGGGTCCTTTCGTCTTCCTGATCCAGTCCGCGGGCATCGAAGAGCAGAAAGCGTTCAAGCGATTCATCCGCGTCAAAAAGCGCGTCGAGGTGCGGCACGGCGACAAGTGGGTGCGCTTCGATCCGCACAACGGCTTCAGGCTCGACCTCGCGATCGACTTCGATCACCCGGTGCTCGAGCGCACCAAGCAATCCCTCACCGTCGATTTCGCGACGACGTCGTACGTGAAGGAAGTGAGCCGCGCCCGCACGTTCGGCTTCATGCAGGAAGTCGAGTGGATGCGCGAGCAGGGCCTCGCGCTCGGCGGCAGCCTCGACAATGCGATCGTGATGGACGAGTATCGCGTGCTCAACAGCGAGGGCCTGCGCTACGACGACGAGTTCGTGAAGCACAAGATCCTCGATGCGATCGGCGACCTGTATCTCCTCGGCCACCCGCTGATCGGCGCGTTCTCCGGCTACAAGTCCGGCCACGCGCTCAACAACGCGCTGCTGCGCGCGCTGCTGGAAGAGCAGGATGCGTGGGAGTTCGTGAAGTTCGAGCGTCCGGAAGACGCCCCGGCGTTCCTGCCGTGGCAGTCGCACGCCGCTCCGGCCTGACCTCGCGCGGCGCGCCTGACGCGTGCTGGTCCTTCGTTTCGTCGTCGTACTAGGACTGCTTGCGGTCGCGCTTTCGGTCGGCCTTTACTTCTACACCCGCGACCGGCGCTACCTCGCGTGGGCGTGGCGCGTCGTGCAGTTCGCGTTCGTGGTCGTGATCGTCGCGATGCTTCTTTACGTGCTCGAGCGGCTGGTCCTCATCTAGCGCCGCCTGGTGTCGCGCGGCGAGCCGCGCGACCGCCGCCTTCAGAGGGCCCTCCGGCATCGTCTGGGCGAGCGCCCCGAAGCGCCGCACGGTCGCTTCGGAAAGCGGCTTCTTGCGCGACGTAGCAAACGAAACGCCTTGCCGCCCACGAACTTGCACCTCTATCCGGATTTGGTTAATCTCGGCCTCGGTTTCGCGTATCGCGGCCAATAAACGCGGTGCCAGTTGCTTCAGCTTCGCCGCAACCGCCGCATTATCAGCAAAGACAAAAAGCGTTCCCGCCCGGCACCCTTTCACCCGGCTCGAGCCAGCGAGTTCCCGGGGGGCGGTTCTGACATATAACGATTGCAGCTCCGCAAGGCGTTTCACGCGCGCCTTCAGCGCTTTGAGCGTTTCGGTCGTGCCGAACAATTGACCGAACGTGGTGAGCGGCATTTTGGGGAGCGCGGGGTAGTGGGAGGGTCGAGACGATGGACATCATTCTAGTCTCCGGACGACTCGCCAGAGCGAAGACCCTGACGGTAAGCCTGCCCAAGCTCGCGCTTGCGGGGGTGCTGGCGCTGGGTCTCATCGTCACGGCGACGACCGCTGTCAACCTCGTGGCGCTGCGCTACGCCGCCGAACTCAAAGTCCCCTTTGTGAACCGCCTGTTCTCGCTCGCCGAGCCCGGCCAGCCCCAGCGCGAGCTCGACGTCCGCGAGAACCTCAACGCGATGGCGATGCGCCTCGGCCAGATGCAGGCGCAGCTCCTGCGGCTGGACACCCTCGGCGAGCGCCTCGCCAAGCTGGCCGGCTTCCGCCCCCAGGACCTCATGTTCGGCCAGACGCCGGGTCAGGGCGGCGCCCCGTCGACCATCCCCAGCCAGGACCTGTCCTTCGGCGACCTGTCGCGGCAGCTCGACGCGCTCACCCGGGCGCTCGACGACCGCGGCGACAAAATGGGCGTGCTGGATTCGCTGTATACGATGGACAGCGCGAGGAAGAAGCTCATCCCGACGGTGCTTCCGCTGGTGATGGGCGGATGGAACTCGTCGAACTACGGCTGGCGCATCGATCCCTTCAACGGCCAGCGCGCGTTCCACGAAGGCATCGACTTCATCGCGCCCGCGGGCACACCGATACGGGCCGCCGCGGGCGGGGTGGTCGTCTACTCCGACTTCCACCCGCAGTATGGTAATATGGTCGAGATCGACCACGGGAACGAGCTCGTGTCGCGTTACGCGCATGCCTCGAAACGCCTGGTCAAGGTTGGAGACGTCGTATTGAGCGGCGCGCTGATCGCCGAAGTCGGCCGCAGCGGACGCTCCACGGGAACACATCTGCACTTTGAGGTCCGGCACCGCGGCGTTCCGCAGAATCCAGCGCACTTTCTGCGAGCGCCCGGCTAAGCTCAAGGACCATCAACGAACCTAGGGTGGGGCATCTTCCCCACCCTTTTTTTATGAATCCGCGTATGCGCCGCGGGTTGCCAGGCTGGGTCTAGCGATGATTCAAGGAGTCCTCAAGAAGATATTCGGCAGCCGCAACGAGCGCCTGCTGAAGCAGTACGGCCGCATCGTGCGCGAGATCAACGGGCTCGAGCCCGAGATCGCGCGGCTCTCCGACGAGCAGCTTCGCGCCAAGACCGACGAGTTCAGAAAGCGCATCCAGGACCGGCTCGCGAAAGTACAGCCCAAGGCGGCCGAGGACGCGGACGCCGAGGCGGCGGCCACGTCGAAGACCGAGGACGCGCTCGACCGCGCTCGCCGCGAAGCGCTCGACGACATCCTGCCCGAGGCGTTCGCCGTCGTGCGCGAAGCGGGCAAGCGCGTGCTCAACATGCGCCATTTCGACGTGCAGCTGATCGGCGGCATAGCGCTGCACAACGGCAAGATCTCCGAGATGCGCACCGGCGAGGGCAAGACGCTCGTCGCGACCCTGCCGTCGTACCTGAATGCGCTCGCCGGCATCGGGGTGCACATCGTCACGGTCAACGACTACCTCGCCCAGCGCGACTCGGACTGGATGGGCAAGATCCACCGCTTCCTGGGTCTGACCGTCGGCGTCAACCTGTCGCAGATGCCGCACGAGCAGAAGCAGGTCGCCTACGCCGCGGACATCACCTACGGCACCAACAACGAGTTCGGTTTCGACTATCTCCGCGACAACATGGTGTTCCACAACTCGGAGAAAGTGCAGCGCGCCCTCTATTTCGCCATCGTCGACGAGGTCGACTCGATCCTGATCGACGAAGCGCGCACGCCGCTCATCATCTCCGGGCAGGCGGAGGACACCACCGACAACTACGTGCGCATCGACGCGATCGCGCCCAAGCTCATCCGGCAGAAGGAAGAGAAGGGCGAAGGCGATTACTGGGTCGACGAGAAGGCCCACCAGGTCATCCTCTCCGAGCAGGGCCACGAGCACGCCGAGGCGCTGATGGAGCAGGCGGGGCTGCTGCCGGAGAACAGCAGCCTGTACGACGCCGCGAACATCAACCTCATGCACCACCTCAACGCGGCGCTGCGCGCGCACAACCTGTTCCACAAGGACCAGCAGTACGTGGTGCAGGACAACGAGATCGTCATCGTCGACGAGTTCACCGGGCGCCTGATGCCCGGCCGGCGCTGGTCCGAGGGCCTGCACCAGGCGGTGGAAGCGAAAGAGCGCGTCGAGATCCAGAAAGAGAACCAGACGCTCGCGACGATCACGTTCCAGAACTACTTCCGGATGTACAAGAAGCTCTCGGGCATGACCGGCACGGCCGACACCGAGGCCTACGAGTTCCAGCAGATCTACGGGCTGGAGACGGTCATCATCCCGACGCACCGCAAGATGGTCCGCGACGACCGCATGGACCAGGTCTATCGCACCTCGCGCGAGAAGTACCAGGCGATCATCAACGACATCCGCGACTGTCACGAGCGGGGCCAGCCGGTGCTCGTCGGCACCACCTCGATCGAGAACTCGGAGCTCATCTCCGGGATGCTCAAGAAGGAAGGGCTCCCCCACAACGTGCTCAACGCGAAGCAGCACGCGCGCGAAGCCGAGATCGTGGTGCAGGCGGGGCGCCCGAAAGTGATCACGATCGCGACCAACATGGCCGGTCGCGGCACCGACATCGTGCTCGGCGGCAATCCCGCGCCCGAGATCGCGCAGGTCGAGTCCGACGAGGCGCTCGCCGAGGCCGAGAAGCAGCAGCGGATCCAGCAGATCCGCGACAAGTGGCAGGAGCTGCACAACGAAGTCCTGAAGTCCGGCGGCCTGCACATCGTGGGCACCGAGCGCCACGAGTCGCGGCGCATCGACAACCAGCTCCGCGGTCGTTCGGGCCGGCAGGGCGACCCGGGCTCGAGCCGCTTCTATCTGTCGCTCGAGGACCAGCTGCTGCGCATCTTCGCCTCCGACCGCGTCGCCGCGATCATGGACCGGCTGAAGATGCCCGAAGGCGAGGCGATCGAGCACCCGTGGGTGACGCGCTCGATCGAGAACGCCCAGCGCAAGGTCGAGGCGCGAAACTTCGACATGCGCAAGCACCTGCTCGAGTACGACGACGTCGCCAACGATCAGCGCCGCGTGATCTACCAGCAGCGCAACGAGCTGCTCGAAGCCGACGACATCTCCTCGACGATCAAGGGCATGCGTGCCGACGTGATCGGCGGCTACTTCGACGACTACGTGCAGCCCGGCAGCCTCGAAGAGCAGTGGGACATCGCGGGCCTCGAGCGCACGCTCCAGGCCGAGGTGGGGCTCGCGCTGCCGGTCAAGTCGTGGCTCGAAGCCGAAGGCGAGCTCGACGAGAACGAGCTCAAGAAGCGGGTCATCGAGGCGGCGCACCAGCACTACGAGAACAAGATCGCGAACTACGATCTCACCCAGATCCACGGCTACGAGCGCATGGTCATGCTGCAAAGCCTCGACCAGCACTGGCGCGAGCACCTGGCGGCGCTCGACCACCTGCGCCAGGGCATCCACCTGCGCGGCTACGCCCAGAAGAACCCGCAGCAGGAATACAAGCGCGAGGCGTTCGAGCTCTTCACGCTGCTGCTCGAGCAGATCAAGGCCGAGGTCACCAAGGTACTGATGATGGTCGTGTTCAGGAGCCCGCAGGAGCTCGAGCAGATCCAGACCGAGGAGCCCGAGGCGCCGACCCACGTCGAGTACCAGCATCCGGAGTACGGCGACGGCGGCATGGGCGTGTCGCAGGCCGACATGGCCGAAGGCGACGTCGCGGTGCTCGACCGCCCGCAGCCTTATCAGCGCGTCGGCGAGAAGGTCGGCCGCAACGACCCGTGCCCGTGCGGCTCGGGCAAGAAGTACAAGCACTGCCACGGGAAGTTGACTTGATGCGGCCATGCCGCATCAACGTCATCCGGAGGAACGAAGTGACGAAGCAATCCCGAGACGTTCGATAATGCCGGTCAACCTCAGCGCGCCCGATCCGAAGAGCCTGCACGCAATCGCCGGCGTCGAGCTCGGCATCGCCGAGGCGGGCATCCGCAAGGCGAACCGCAAGGACCTTCTCGTCATCCGCCTCGCCGAGCGCGCGCAGGTGGCGGGCGTCTTTACGAAGAACCGTTTCTGCGCCGCGCCGGTGGTCGTGTGCCGCGAGCACCTCGAGGCCGGCGCCCACATCCGCGCGCTCGTCATCAATACCGGCAACGCGAACGCCGGCACCGGCGAGCCCGGGCTGGCCGCGGCGCGCGCGACGTGCGAGGCGCTGGCGAAAGAGCTCGGCTGCGCTCCGCAGCAAGTGCTGCCTTTTTCCACCGGCGTCATCATGGAGCAGCTTCCGGTGGAGCGCATCGTCTCGGCGCTGCCGAGCTGCCTCGGTAACCTGCGCGCGGACGAGTGGGCGAATGCGGCCGAAGCGATCATGACGACCGACACCGTGCCGAAAGCGGCGTCGGGCCGCTATCGGACCCGCGTCGGGGAAATCACCATGACCGGCATCTCCAAAGGCGCCGGCATGATTCGTCCGAACATGGCGACGATGCTCGGTTTCGTTGCGACCGACGCGCGGATCAGCGCCTCGCTGCTGCAGCGGGCGTGCGCCTACGCTGCCGACCGGTCGTTCAATTGCATCACCGTGGACGGCGATACGTCGACCAACGATTCCTTCATCGTGATGGCGACGGGGCGCGCCGATATGCGCGAGATCGCCGATCCGAGCTCGAGCGAGTACGTCGAGTTCCGCGATGCGCTCACCGACATCGCCGAGCGGCTCGCGCACGCGATCATCCGCGACGGCGAAGGCGCGACCAAGTTCATCACCGTCCGCGTCGACGGCGGGCGCGACGAAGCCGAGTGCCGCAAGGTCGCCTATGCCATCGCGCACTCGCCGCTGGTGAAGACCGCGTTCTTCGCCTCCGATCCCAACCTCGGGCGCATCCTGGCGGCGGTCGGCTACGCCGGCATCGAGGACCTCGACGTCGGCACGGTCGACCTCTACCTGGACGACGTGCTCGTCGCCAAGGGCGGCGGGCGCCATGTCGCGTACCAGGAAGCCGACGGCCAGCGCGTGATGAAGCAGAGCGAGATCACCGTGCGCGTGGTGCTCGGCCGCGGCGCCGCGCAGGTCAGCGTGTGGACGTGCGATTTCTCGCACGACTACGTCAGCATCAACGCCGATTACCGCAGCTGACCGCTGCACCGCTCATGAAGGACGTGAACGACCTCATCCTCCGCGCCGAGCGCCTGCTCGCGCGGCTCGAAACGATGCTGCCCGCGCAGCCGGGGCCGGTGGACTGGGACGCGTCGATCGGCTTCCGCTGGCGCCGCAAGGGCAATCACGGAGGAATCGAGCCGGTCGCGCACGTGCATCGCATCGCGCTCGCCGACCTGCAGAACATCGACCGCCAGAAAGCGCTGGTGCAGGAGAACACGCGGCAGTTCGTCGAAGGGCTGCCCGCCAACAACGTGCTCCTCACCGGCGCGCGCGGCACCGGCAAGTCCTCGCTCATCAAGGCCCTGCTGAACGAGTACGCCGCGCAGGGACTGCGGCTCATCGAGGTCGAAAAGCAGGACCTCGTCGACCTGACGGACATCGTCGATCTCATCGCGGGACGGCCCGAGCGCTTCATCCTGTACTGCGACGACCTTTCGTTCGAGGCCGACGAGCCGGGCTACAAGGCGCTGAAAGTCGTGCTCGACGGCTCGATCGCCGCGGCGTCGGACAACTGCCTGGTCTACGCGACCTCCAACCGCCGCCACCTCATGCCCGAGTACATGAACGAGAACCTCGAGTACCGGCACGTCGGCGAGGAGATCCATCCCGGCGAGACCTCGGAAGAGAAGATCTCGCTGTCCGAGCGCTTCGGGTTGTGGTGCTCGTTCTACCCGTTCGACCAGGACGAGTACTTGCGCATCGTCGACGTGTGGATCGCGCGCTTCGGCGTTCCCGGCGCGGGCACCGAGGACGCGCACAAGGCGGCGCTGCAATGGGCGCTGTCGCGAAGCTCGCGCAGCGGCCGCGTGGCGTGGCAGTTCGCGCGCGACTGGGCCGGCAAGCAGCGGATGAAGAAGGTTGAGTAGCGCAGGCGCCTCGCCTGCGGCGCGGCCCCGCGTCGAGGTCGTCGCGGCGGTACTTCAGCAGCCCGACGGTTCGTTCCTCCTCGCCCAGCGTCCCGAAGGCAAGGTCTACGCGGGCTACTGGGAATTCCCCGGCGGCAAGGTCGAGTCCGACGAGACACCCGAAGCCGCGCTCGCGCGCGAGCTGCACGAAGAGCTCTTCATCGACGTTCGGCACGCCTATCCGTGGCTCACGCGCGACTACGATTACGAGCACGCCGCGGTGCGGCTCTTCTTCTATCGCGTCACGGCATGGTCGGGCGAGCTGCACGGCCGCGAGAACCAGGCGTTCGCGTGGCAGCGCATCGACGCGCTGACCGCCTCGCCGCTGCTGCCCGCCAACGGTCCGATCCTGCGCGCGCTGGCGCTGCCGACGTTCTACGGCGTGAGCAACGCGAGCGAAGTGGGTACTCACACATTCCTGCAACGCCTTGAATCGGCGCTGCAAAGCGGTTTGAAGCTCGTACAGCTCCGCGAGAAGGACATGGACGGCGCGGCGCTCTCCGATCTCGCGCGACGTACGTGTGCGCTCGCTCACACCCACGGCGCCAAAGTGCTCGTGAACGGCGACGCGTCGCTGGCATCGAGCGCAGGCGCCGACGGCGTGCACCTCACCGCGCGCGAGCTGGCGCTCAGCGCATCGCGTCCTGATTTCGAGCTCGTCGGCGCGTCGTGCCACGACGAAGCCGAGCTCGCGCGCGCGGCAAGGCTCGGTCTCGACTTCGCGGTGCTCGGCCCGGTCAGGGACACCGCGAGCCATCCGGGCGCGCGCACGCTGGGTTTCGCGCGCTTTCGCGAGCTCGTGCGCAACTATCCGCTGCCGGTGTTCGCGATCGGGGGATTGGGTAAGGACGACCTCGATGCCGCGTGGTCGGCCGGCGCGCACGGGATCGCGGCGATACGAGGCGCCTGGACGTAGGGTGCGTGGTAACGCACCGCTAAAGGCGCGGTGCGCTGGCGCGCACCCTACGTATCAATTACGGGGAGGTTCGCCCTGCGAGTCCTGGTCGAGCGACTCGTCGTCTTCGGCGACCGGGATGCGATACGACTCGTTCGCCCACGCGCCGAGGTCGATCATCTTGCAGCGCTCGGAGCAGAACGGCCGGTAGCGGTTCTGGGGGTCCCACTCGACCATGGTCCCGCACCGGGGACAGGCGACCTTCTTCCGGCTAGAGGTTGCAGAACGTGAGCTCGAACTCGACATCGCCTTCGAACGCTTTGGGACGCTGCATGCCTTCCTGCGTCATGAAGCGGATGTTCAGCGCGTACTTGTTGGCGCTGATCTCCGGGACGCACGCATACGATCTGGCAAGCCGCACGCCTACCATCTGCGCGACGCGGCCGGTCATCATCTGCTGATACGTTCCCTGCTGAGCCACCTGCATGCTGCTCTTGCCGCTCGCGCGTAAAAGCCGCAGCACGATGTCGACCGCGTCACGCACGGGCAGGAAAGGCGCCAGCCACTGCTCGAGATCCTGGCGCTGCTGCTGCGGTTCCTGGTGCAGCCAGTAGTGGTAGGCGGGCAGGTCGAACTCGCAGATTCCGCCGGGGATGTTGGTGCGCTGCTTGATGCTCATCA
It encodes:
- a CDS encoding Nudix family hydrolase — encoded protein: MSSAGASPAARPRVEVVAAVLQQPDGSFLLAQRPEGKVYAGYWEFPGGKVESDETPEAALARELHEELFIDVRHAYPWLTRDYDYEHAAVRLFFYRVTAWSGELHGRENQAFAWQRIDALTASPLLPANGPILRALALPTFYGVSNASEVGTHTFLQRLESALQSGLKLVQLREKDMDGAALSDLARRTCALAHTHGAKVLVNGDASLASSAGADGVHLTARELALSASRPDFELVGASCHDEAELARAARLGLDFAVLGPVRDTASHPGARTLGFARFRELVRNYPLPVFAIGGLGKDDLDAAWSAGAHGIAAIRGAWT
- a CDS encoding M23 family metallopeptidase, with the translated sequence MDIILVSGRLARAKTLTVSLPKLALAGVLALGLIVTATTAVNLVALRYAAELKVPFVNRLFSLAEPGQPQRELDVRENLNAMAMRLGQMQAQLLRLDTLGERLAKLAGFRPQDLMFGQTPGQGGAPSTIPSQDLSFGDLSRQLDALTRALDDRGDKMGVLDSLYTMDSARKKLIPTVLPLVMGGWNSSNYGWRIDPFNGQRAFHEGIDFIAPAGTPIRAAAGGVVVYSDFHPQYGNMVEIDHGNELVSRYAHASKRLVKVGDVVLSGALIAEVGRSGRSTGTHLHFEVRHRGVPQNPAHFLRAPG
- the ftsA gene encoding cell division protein FtsA, with the protein product MSRSKDNKKLVVGLDIGTSKIACIVAEITPEGGFEIVGMGNCPAKGLKKGVVVNIETTVQAIQRALEEAELMADCKIKDVYTGIAGSHIKSFNSQGMVAIKDKEVGQADIDRVIETAKAVQIPNDQQILHILNQEFIIDGQEDVREPIGMSGVRLEVKVHIVTGAVSAAQNIIKCVRRCGLEVSDLILQPLASAMAVVSEDEKDLGVALVDIGGGTTDLAIFTHGAIRHTAVIPIAGDQITNDIAMALRTPTKDAEDLKQAYGCALSQLADPQQMIEVPGIGDRGSRELSRKTLAEVIEPRVEELYSLVQAELRRSGYEELLSSGIVITGGSSLMQGMVELGEEIFHMPVRVGVPHYNGALAEVVKHPRYSTAVGLLVAGKEQHRQRELAHMHISSFQQLIDRMKAWFTGNF
- a CDS encoding DciA family protein, whose protein sequence is MPLTTFGQLFGTTETLKALKARVKRLAELQSLYVRTAPRELAGSSRVKGCRAGTLFVFADNAAVAAKLKQLAPRLLAAIRETEAEINQIRIEVQVRGRQGVSFATSRKKPLSEATVRRFGALAQTMPEGPLKAAVARLAARHQAALDEDQPLEHVKKHRDDHDHERELHDAPRPREVAPVAGVEVKADRKRDRKQS
- the lpxC gene encoding UDP-3-O-acyl-N-acetylglucosamine deacetylase codes for the protein MIYQRTLKNSIRATGVGLHTGEKVYLTLRPAAVDTGIVFRRIDLPDPVEIKAEPYAVGDTRLSSCLVKDGARVGTVEHLMSALSGLGVDNAYVDLTAAEVPIMDGSAGPFVFLIQSAGIEEQKAFKRFIRVKKRVEVRHGDKWVRFDPHNGFRLDLAIDFDHPVLERTKQSLTVDFATTSYVKEVSRARTFGFMQEVEWMREQGLALGGSLDNAIVMDEYRVLNSEGLRYDDEFVKHKILDAIGDLYLLGHPLIGAFSGYKSGHALNNALLRALLEEQDAWEFVKFERPEDAPAFLPWQSHAAPA
- the secA gene encoding preprotein translocase subunit SecA; protein product: MIQGVLKKIFGSRNERLLKQYGRIVREINGLEPEIARLSDEQLRAKTDEFRKRIQDRLAKVQPKAAEDADAEAAATSKTEDALDRARREALDDILPEAFAVVREAGKRVLNMRHFDVQLIGGIALHNGKISEMRTGEGKTLVATLPSYLNALAGIGVHIVTVNDYLAQRDSDWMGKIHRFLGLTVGVNLSQMPHEQKQVAYAADITYGTNNEFGFDYLRDNMVFHNSEKVQRALYFAIVDEVDSILIDEARTPLIISGQAEDTTDNYVRIDAIAPKLIRQKEEKGEGDYWVDEKAHQVILSEQGHEHAEALMEQAGLLPENSSLYDAANINLMHHLNAALRAHNLFHKDQQYVVQDNEIVIVDEFTGRLMPGRRWSEGLHQAVEAKERVEIQKENQTLATITFQNYFRMYKKLSGMTGTADTEAYEFQQIYGLETVIIPTHRKMVRDDRMDQVYRTSREKYQAIINDIRDCHERGQPVLVGTTSIENSELISGMLKKEGLPHNVLNAKQHAREAEIVVQAGRPKVITIATNMAGRGTDIVLGGNPAPEIAQVESDEALAEAEKQQRIQQIRDKWQELHNEVLKSGGLHIVGTERHESRRIDNQLRGRSGRQGDPGSSRFYLSLEDQLLRIFASDRVAAIMDRLKMPEGEAIEHPWVTRSIENAQRKVEARNFDMRKHLLEYDDVANDQRRVIYQQRNELLEADDISSTIKGMRADVIGGYFDDYVQPGSLEEQWDIAGLERTLQAEVGLALPVKSWLEAEGELDENELKKRVIEAAHQHYENKIANYDLTQIHGYERMVMLQSLDQHWREHLAALDHLRQGIHLRGYAQKNPQQEYKREAFELFTLLLEQIKAEVTKVLMMVVFRSPQELEQIQTEEPEAPTHVEYQHPEYGDGGMGVSQADMAEGDVAVLDRPQPYQRVGEKVGRNDPCPCGSGKKYKHCHGKLT
- the argJ gene encoding bifunctional glutamate N-acetyltransferase/amino-acid acetyltransferase ArgJ, which encodes MPVNLSAPDPKSLHAIAGVELGIAEAGIRKANRKDLLVIRLAERAQVAGVFTKNRFCAAPVVVCREHLEAGAHIRALVINTGNANAGTGEPGLAAARATCEALAKELGCAPQQVLPFSTGVIMEQLPVERIVSALPSCLGNLRADEWANAAEAIMTTDTVPKAASGRYRTRVGEITMTGISKGAGMIRPNMATMLGFVATDARISASLLQRACAYAADRSFNCITVDGDTSTNDSFIVMATGRADMREIADPSSSEYVEFRDALTDIAERLAHAIIRDGEGATKFITVRVDGGRDEAECRKVAYAIAHSPLVKTAFFASDPNLGRILAAVGYAGIEDLDVGTVDLYLDDVLVAKGGGRHVAYQEADGQRVMKQSEITVRVVLGRGAAQVSVWTCDFSHDYVSINADYRS
- a CDS encoding ATP-binding protein, which encodes MKDVNDLILRAERLLARLETMLPAQPGPVDWDASIGFRWRRKGNHGGIEPVAHVHRIALADLQNIDRQKALVQENTRQFVEGLPANNVLLTGARGTGKSSLIKALLNEYAAQGLRLIEVEKQDLVDLTDIVDLIAGRPERFILYCDDLSFEADEPGYKALKVVLDGSIAAASDNCLVYATSNRRHLMPEYMNENLEYRHVGEEIHPGETSEEKISLSERFGLWCSFYPFDQDEYLRIVDVWIARFGVPGAGTEDAHKAALQWALSRSSRSGRVAWQFARDWAGKQRMKKVE
- the yacG gene encoding DNA gyrase inhibitor YacG, with product MSSSSSRSATSSRKKVACPRCGTMVEWDPQNRYRPFCSERCKMIDLGAWANESYRIPVAEDDESLDQDSQGEPPRN
- the ftsZ gene encoding cell division protein FtsZ, producing MIELIDAGSQEAVIKVIGVGGCGGNAVDHMIAQGVGGVEFIVANTDAQALKRNQAKIQLQLGTEVTKGLGAGANPAVGREAAMEDRDRISELITGADMLFLTAGMGGGTGTGAAPVVAEVAKELGILTVAVVTKPFAFEGKRQRIAQEGLDELAQHVDSLIVIPNDKLMQVLGTQVTLDEAFRSANDVLHGAVAGIAEIISCPGMINVDFADVRTVMAEMGMAMMGSAKAGGPDRARVAAEQAVACPLLEDINISDARGVLVNISANRTSFQLQEMYDVMETIKAFAAESATVIVGTVYDEALEDQLRVTIVATGLGKPSVRQQPKPQISVVTQRTGTDNHGVEVEIDYDALEQPAVIRRRNRDATVEAMRQSGVDMLDIPAFLRKQAD